GCGTAAATACTTTTGAAGACACTTAGATCGACAGTGAAGCATTTATTGAAAAAACTTTCCGCGACTACGTAACCGTTGAGTGCACGGGCTATCCTACCCTCAGTCATCGGGCTGATCCTTCTGACCAGGGCCGCTTTGGTCTCGTGATCGTAGTACGACCTTATCGGAACCTCCTCCAGCGCCTCGAGGATGCCGTTTATCCCCTTGAAGCCCTTCGACATCGCGTGCTTCACGGCTGTTCTCAGCATAAACAGCTGCGGGGGGGTTAAGTGAAAGACCGCATCGAATAGATCGACGATTACGTCGACTGTCTCGGGGTCGTAAGATTGATACGGACCCATGATGCTCAGGGAGAGATCCTCCCCCGGCGAAAGCCTCGTGAACCCGGGGATCTGGTACTCGCCGGCCCAGTCAAGAACGAGAACCGGTATACCCCTCTTTGAGATCTCGGATACTAAAACTTTCGCGGTATTGCTCTTTCCCGATCCCGATCGACCCAAAATGACGGCGTGGCCCTGCCGTAGCTCGATGCGACCCCCGAGTCTGCCTAGTTTAATTTTCAAAGCTCTAACCACGTGTAATTTGCCTGGTAGTGTAAAGCGGAAAGAAAGGTTAAATGTACTTACGATCTAGCGAGGTCGTGGCTACTCGAGCGGTTCTTCTGGGCAGGAGGGTTGTGCTGTTCGATAGGGTTAGGGCGAGGGAGCTCTACTTTAACGAGGGTTTCTACGGCAAGTTCTTCAACGTTAGTAAACCGAAGGTTCCTAACGTTGAGCGGGAGTTGGAACTATCGTTGTTCGAGGCGGTCTACCTCTCTGAGAAGGGCCTTCTTGAGGTCGTCGATGAGGAGGGTAAGGCGGTCAGTGTAGAGAGCCTAAGGGAGGTGGGTCGAAAGGTCTTCGAGAACTTCGATGAAGTGTACGCTGTTTACAAGGATTTGAGGGATAGGGGGCTTGTCGTCAAATCGGGGATGAAGTTCGGAGCGACCTTCCTCGTGTATAGGTTGGGTCCCGGTTTGGAGCACGCTCCGTTTCTCGTTCATGTGCTGCCTTACGACAGCAAGCTGGACCCTATCGAGATCGTTAGAGCTGGGCGGCTTTCCCACTCTGTGAGGAAACGTTTCATCATAGCGTTTGTGGATGAGGCAGGGAGAGTAGGGTACCTACAGTTCAAATGGTTAATGTAGAATAAAAAGAGGATTAACGGGTAACCGAGCTTGCTACTCCTCAGCTGGCTTGAACCTGTTTCTCAGCTTTTCAAGCACTGCTGGCAGTGTTGTGTACTCCATCTCCTCTGGGCCTAGCCTATGAGGCATGAAGGGACCGTGCCTCCTCAGGTAATCGGCGATTTGCTGGGCCACCATCCTGGTGTAGTCGAAGCCGGGGTCGTCGAACAGGTCGTTGGGACCCTCCAGGTAGCCGTCATGCAGCTGGAAGCCTAGTGCAACGACTCTCGGCGGGCCATCGAACCTAGTGCACTTTGCGTGCCTAAGTGCTACAGGCATGAGAGGCCCGTGGTGGCTACCCCTCATCCATCCAGCTACTATGTGGGGGAAGGCGAAGGCCTCAAGGACCTCGCCAACAGCTGGAAAGCCGTGCTGAGTTCTAACGAGTAGGACTGGGTCGTCCTTGCCCACGTACCTACCTGCGATCAAGCTTAGCCTAGTGACGCTAGCGGCAGCTGCGATTTCGTTGTCAGATTTCCTGAACACTCTTCTTACCACATATCTGCCGGGAGTGCCGATTAGCGCTAGAAGGTCGTAGAGCTCCTCAGGTGTATTCATGATAACACTCTTGTGCTCTATAACATCGTACACCTCAAAGCGGAAGCCGTCGTGCATGCTCGGGTCGATTACGAGGCCTGCCGTGTTAAACGGGTCTGCAAACATCTTGTATAGCGGCATATTCCAAGCGCCAGGTTCGGTCTTGTCAGCCGCGAACGCGATGATCGGCTCGCTGCGGCGTTCTTCAAAGGTCATCTCGGCAACACCCGGCCCCATACCCTTTACGTTACCGCTGAAGGTGTCCTTCAACAGATCCTGGCCGGCGCCGTAGAGCTTCAACGGCCTACTTATCTTCTCTGTTGCTTCAACGAATGTATCCCATGCCAATTTGTGAATCTCCGGGTTATTCTCACCTCTTGTATGGGTCATAAGGAGCTGCAGATCGTCGCCTACGTTGAAGACGTAGTAATCGATGATAAGTCCGGTCTCCTTCGCAGTCTGAAGCTTCTTCTGCGCGTATTCGATTAACTTGGGGTGGACGGTGCTGTGGCCAACCCAGCCTCCAATGTCAGCTTTGATCAGGCTTACGGTGACTTTCATCGTTGAAAGGTGCCAATACAGCCCTTAAATGCTTTGTTCTATTACATGTAAAAGGTACACTCAGTTATAGTAAGAAAATCCATTCAAACTATACAAAATATAAACAACTTCATATAACTAACGAAGAAATTCATCTGTAATTTTACGTAAGGTTAAAGGCAGCACAATAAAGCAGCTGAATGGTGCCGGGGCCGGGATTTGAACCCGGGACCTTCCGGTTTCTTCCGGTTTCCCGTCTTCAGCCGGACGCTCTATAGCGCGGGGGTACCGACCCGCTGAGCTACCCCGGCTGTATGAGTATTGATTGGAGGGGCCTTAAGGCTTTCGCAACTGTTGTTCATGTGCTGGAGGAGTCGGATCGAGCGCGCTGCGGTACTGTATCCCATTTGGCAAGGATGCTTTCTATTGTGTGAGTAAGTTGATTGATTGGTATTCTAATCTGTTCCTTAGTATCTCTAAATCTTATTGTGACAGTATCATCCTCTAACGTTTGTCCATCGATTGTTACGGCTAGAGGGATGCCCATCTCGTCAGCCTCGTAGTACCTCCTACCGATCGTACCCTTCTCCTCGTAGTACGCGGTGAATCGTTCCTTCAGCAACTTGTATACTTCTCTAGCTTTTGCTGTGAAATCGGGTTTGCTGACTATCGGGAATACCGCCACCTTAATGGGGGCTACCCTCGCGTGGAGGGATAGGACTGGTCTCCCTGCTACAACTCTATACGCGTCGGTTATGAGGGCTAACAGGATCCGCTCGAGGCCGAAGGAAGGTTCTATTACGTATGGTATTACGGTCTCACCATCATCCTCCAGGGTCATGCTTTTCCCGCTGAACTCCTGGTGTCTGCGCAGATCGTAATCGCTTCTGTTGGAGATGCCCTCAATTTCCTTCCAGCCCATGAAGGGGAAGTAGTACTCTACATCGAATGTTTGTAGAGCGTAGTGCGCGAGCTCTGCTTTCACGTGCTCCCGTACCCGCAGCCGTTCAGGGTTCAACCCGATCCTGGTCAACCACACGATCGATTCTCCAATCCAGTATGCGTGCCATTTGCACCCAATGTATCCCTCTTCGTACGCCTCGCGAAGGGTTATCCTCAAGGGAGTATTGTTACCCCTCTCTTGCTGCTCAGCTGTAAGAAGCTGGATAGTAATTTCGGCAACTTCATCGAACATCGGGCAATCATCGAGTTTCTTGGGATTCACGAAGTACTCGATCTCCATCTGAGTAAACTCCCTCAATCTGAATAGGAAACCTCTGGGTGATATTTCATTCCTAAAAACTTCTCCAATTTGGGCTATTCCAAAAGGTAATTTCATGCCTGTAGTGTAATAAACATCCTTAAAATTTATGAATATCAACTGAGCGGTTTCCGGCCTAAGGTACACCTCATTAGCCTTTTCCCTTTTTGGTCCAACATACGTCGTAAACATCAGGTTAAACGGCTGCGGATTGCCCAGTTCCCCACCACACTCAGGACACTTGATACCCCTCTCCTTTATGACGGAGGAGAGCGTCTCAAGGGTCACCGATGCGAGCTGGATGCCCAGATCCTCCAGTAGGTGGTCAGCCCTATAGTCCTTCCCACACTTCAGGCAGGTCACTAGAAAGTCGAAGAACGCCTCTACGTGTCCGCTCGCCTCCCATGTTCTCGGGTGCGTTATGATGGAGCCGTGAATCCCCACTATGTCGGATCTACGCCTGACGAAGAAGTACCACCAGTCATCCAAGACCTCCTTCCTCAACTCGACTCCCAGCGGGCCGTAATCGTAGAAGCCTCTTAGACCTCCGTAGATTCGTCCGCTTGGGAAAAAGAAGCCCCTCTTAATGCAGAAGCTTGTTAGTTCGTCAAGGGTTAGGACTTTCGCAGTCTGCATTGCATCAACACCCAGCTCTGTGACATTTTAAACTATGTACCGAGCTTCCACGATCTTAAGTACTCCTTTTGCTCGTTGGTGAGCTTCTCCAGTTTAACGTTGAGGGATTTCAACTTCAGCAGAGCTATCCTTCGGTCAATCTTGCTGGGTAGCTTGTAAACGCCGGGGGCGAGCTCGCCCTTACGTCTAACCAGGTAAACGACTGCCAATGCTTGGTTGCTAAAGCTCATATCCATCACTTCGGAGGGATGCCCCTCCGCTGCCGCTAGGTTGACCAAGCGGCCCTCGCTGAGCAGGTAGAGGCGGCGCCCGTCGGCTAACCGGTACTCGTCCAAGCAGGGCCTGATCCGTCTCTTAGATACTGCCAGCTTCTCTAGATCGGGTATGCAGATCTCAACGTTGAAGTGGCCGGCGTTAGCCAGGATCGCACCATCCTTCATTCTGGCCATATGCTCGCCTCTGATCACGTTGATGTTACCGGTGGCTGTGATGAACACGTCGCCCAGCTCCGAGGCCTGCAGCATGTCGGTCACAATGAAACCATCGTAGTAGGCTTCGAGGGCTTTCACCGGATCGACTTCGACTACCACCACCTTTGCCCCCAGACCCCTGGCGCGCATCGCTATCCCCCTGCCCACCCATCCGTAGCCGACCACGACCACGGTTTTCCCCGCTACTAGGAGATTCGTTGCCCTCATGATACCGTCGAATGTACTCTGCCCAGTGCCGTACCTGTTGTCAAAGAGGTACTTCGTTCGAGATTCGTTAACAGCTATGATCGGGTAGAGGAGTCGTCCCTCCTTTGCGAGCGAGCGCAGCCTTACGACCCCCGTTGTTGTCTCCTCGGTGCCGCCTATAACGCTGGGCTTCGCTCCCCCCGCTACCTCCCTTACGATGCTGACATCCTCCCCAGCCTCATTGTAGTGGAGCTTATGGATGATCGCCGTTAGATCGCCGCCATCATCCATAGTTATGTCAGGCTCGGCGGCAATAACGCGGCCCAGCGCCTCGTAGTAGTCGCGCGTACTCATCCCACGCCACGCGAAAACGTGTACCCCCTCTTCCGCCAGCGCTGCAGCTACCGCATCCTGAGTGGAAAGGGGGTTGCTAGCGGCTAAGTAAACTTCCGCACCCGCCGCTACCAGGGTCCTAGCTAGGACTGCGGTCTCCTTTGTCACGTGCAGGCAAGCACCCACCCTTAAGCCCTCAAGGGGGCGAGTGCGGGAAAGTCGACGCCTGATTTCGAGGAGGACGGGCATCTGCGCTTCAGCCCACTCAATCTGTAGCCTCCCCTCAGGGGCGAGGCTGAGGTCCTTAACCCTGTAGTCCATCGGCGCACTGACGAGTAGAGCTTTAAAGACTTTGCCGAGCTAAAACAAAAACATTTATTTTAGACAAAAATTTTTACATTAAAGCTTCGGTCAAGTACCTCTCGCAGCCACACTTCCTCTCCTTCGGAATCGCAGGGACTAACTCGTATAAGAGCTTCTTCACCTTCTCGATGTTCTCCGCCATAACTCGAGCAACCTCATGGGCGGTCACGGGGCGCTCAGCCCACACATCGTAGTCAGTCACCATCGCGATATTCACGAAGCACATTCCGGCCTCCCGGGCTAAGTTCACTTCGGGAACGAGGGTCATTCCGATGATATCCGCTCCAAACTGCCTCCACAACCTCGACTCGGCACGCGTGGAGAAGCGAGGTCCCTCGATGCAGACGTAGGTGCCACGCTCGTGCATCGAGATGCCCAGCCTTCTAGCGGTGGTGATGCATACTTCGCGGAGCTCGGGAC
The nucleotide sequence above comes from Thermofilaceae archaeon. Encoded proteins:
- the ahcY gene encoding adenosylhomocysteinase, with product MDYRVKDLSLAPEGRLQIEWAEAQMPVLLEIRRRLSRTRPLEGLRVGACLHVTKETAVLARTLVAAGAEVYLAASNPLSTQDAVAAALAEEGVHVFAWRGMSTRDYYEALGRVIAAEPDITMDDGGDLTAIIHKLHYNEAGEDVSIVREVAGGAKPSVIGGTEETTTGVVRLRSLAKEGRLLYPIIAVNESRTKYLFDNRYGTGQSTFDGIMRATNLLVAGKTVVVVGYGWVGRGIAMRARGLGAKVVVVEVDPVKALEAYYDGFIVTDMLQASELGDVFITATGNINVIRGEHMARMKDGAILANAGHFNVEICIPDLEKLAVSKRRIRPCLDEYRLADGRRLYLLSEGRLVNLAAAEGHPSEVMDMSFSNQALAVVYLVRRKGELAPGVYKLPSKIDRRIALLKLKSLNVKLEKLTNEQKEYLRSWKLGT
- a CDS encoding DUF87 domain-containing protein, translating into MVRALKIKLGRLGGRIELRQGHAVILGRSGSGKSNTAKVLVSEISKRGIPVLVLDWAGEYQIPGFTRLSPGEDLSLSIMGPYQSYDPETVDVIVDLFDAVFHLTPPQLFMLRTAVKHAMSKGFKGINGILEALEEVPIRSYYDHETKAALVRRISPMTEGRIARALNGYVVAESFFNKCFTVDLSVFKSIYA
- a CDS encoding glycine--tRNA ligase, whose amino-acid sequence is MQTAKVLTLDELTSFCIKRGFFFPSGRIYGGLRGFYDYGPLGVELRKEVLDDWWYFFVRRRSDIVGIHGSIITHPRTWEASGHVEAFFDFLVTCLKCGKDYRADHLLEDLGIQLASVTLETLSSVIKERGIKCPECGGELGNPQPFNLMFTTYVGPKREKANEVYLRPETAQLIFINFKDVYYTTGMKLPFGIAQIGEVFRNEISPRGFLFRLREFTQMEIEYFVNPKKLDDCPMFDEVAEITIQLLTAEQQERGNNTPLRITLREAYEEGYIGCKWHAYWIGESIVWLTRIGLNPERLRVREHVKAELAHYALQTFDVEYYFPFMGWKEIEGISNRSDYDLRRHQEFSGKSMTLEDDGETVIPYVIEPSFGLERILLALITDAYRVVAGRPVLSLHARVAPIKVAVFPIVSKPDFTAKAREVYKLLKERFTAYYEEKGTIGRRYYEADEMGIPLAVTIDGQTLEDDTVTIRFRDTKEQIRIPINQLTHTIESILAKWDTVPQRARSDSSST
- the fbp gene encoding fructose-1,6-bisphosphate aldolase/phosphatase, which translates into the protein MKVTVSLIKADIGGWVGHSTVHPKLIEYAQKKLQTAKETGLIIDYYVFNVGDDLQLLMTHTRGENNPEIHKLAWDTFVEATEKISRPLKLYGAGQDLLKDTFSGNVKGMGPGVAEMTFEERRSEPIIAFAADKTEPGAWNMPLYKMFADPFNTAGLVIDPSMHDGFRFEVYDVIEHKSVIMNTPEELYDLLALIGTPGRYVVRRVFRKSDNEIAAAASVTRLSLIAGRYVGKDDPVLLVRTQHGFPAVGEVLEAFAFPHIVAGWMRGSHHGPLMPVALRHAKCTRFDGPPRVVALGFQLHDGYLEGPNDLFDDPGFDYTRMVAQQIADYLRRHGPFMPHRLGPEEMEYTTLPAVLEKLRNRFKPAEE
- the endA gene encoding tRNA-intron lyase, with amino-acid sequence MATRAVLLGRRVVLFDRVRARELYFNEGFYGKFFNVSKPKVPNVERELELSLFEAVYLSEKGLLEVVDEEGKAVSVESLREVGRKVFENFDEVYAVYKDLRDRGLVVKSGMKFGATFLVYRLGPGLEHAPFLVHVLPYDSKLDPIEIVRAGRLSHSVRKRFIIAFVDEAGRVGYLQFKWLM